In the Peptoclostridium acidaminophilum DSM 3953 genome, one interval contains:
- the tadA gene encoding tRNA adenosine(34) deaminase TadA — translation MQDIDYMQEALKQAKVAYLMGEVPVGAVVVKDGRIISKAHNMKESLADPTAHAEMIAIKKASEALKGWRLSDCTLYVTMEPCSMCAGAILQSRMRRLVFGTKDEKAGACGSKVNLLQHDLFNHNVEIVDGVLESECSGILVGFFKLLRESKCVENKFIAER, via the coding sequence ATGCAAGACATCGATTATATGCAGGAGGCCTTGAAACAGGCGAAAGTGGCATATTTGATGGGAGAGGTTCCAGTTGGCGCTGTCGTAGTCAAGGACGGCAGGATAATATCAAAGGCGCACAACATGAAGGAGTCTTTGGCAGATCCCACAGCGCATGCAGAGATGATTGCTATAAAGAAGGCCTCAGAGGCGCTTAAAGGCTGGAGGCTTAGCGATTGTACGCTGTACGTGACTATGGAGCCCTGCAGCATGTGTGCGGGAGCCATACTTCAAAGCAGAATGAGAAGACTTGTGTTTGGCACAAAGGATGAAAAAGCGGGAGCATGTGGCTCCAAAGTAAACCTACTTCAACACGACCTTTTCAACCACAATGTTGAAATAGTCGATGGCGTGCTCGAAAGCGAGTGCTCCGGGATACTTGTAGGTTTTTTTAAGTTATTGAGAGAAAGCAAGTGTGTTGAAAATAAATTTATCGCGGAGAGATGA